A window of the Salinirubellus salinus genome harbors these coding sequences:
- a CDS encoding replication factor A (Replication protein A protects and stabilize the intermediate ssDNA that is generated by the unwinding action of a DNA helicase at the replication fork. In addition, SSBs prevent the formation of secondary structures by single-stranded template DNA.), giving the protein MSTNATPADSAVNASSDDLATTATTLIEQFPDDAGDEALPSVDDIVTRLDQMVNGYNVPLEEATRATRNHYLEVLGIEYDDLALPSQSASDTTLDEINTDGQWVSVTVKVVDLWEPTSDSIAQVGLIGDESGRLKFTKWAKAELPELDADGVYRLDNVVTSEYEGCYSINLNSRTVIDPVDDDIEVGDNAEELTIEAPMVAIQSGSGLIKRCPHDGCTRVLQDGRCAEHGKVEGEFDLRIKAVFDDGVRVQHAIFDKEATEALADITIEEAKQQAMDALDTSVVANDLPDALVGRYYRVSGRVIGKYLLVDEADPLA; this is encoded by the coding sequence ATGTCCACCAACGCAACACCCGCAGATTCGGCGGTCAACGCCTCCAGCGACGACCTCGCGACGACCGCGACCACCCTCATCGAACAGTTCCCCGACGACGCCGGCGATGAAGCCCTCCCGAGTGTCGACGATATCGTCACCCGGCTCGACCAGATGGTTAACGGCTACAACGTGCCGCTCGAGGAGGCTACTCGCGCCACGCGCAACCACTACCTCGAGGTGCTCGGCATCGAATACGACGACCTCGCACTCCCCTCGCAGAGTGCCAGCGACACGACGCTCGACGAAATCAACACCGACGGCCAGTGGGTCAGCGTCACCGTCAAAGTCGTCGACCTATGGGAGCCGACCAGCGACAGCATCGCCCAGGTCGGGCTCATCGGCGACGAGAGCGGCCGACTCAAGTTCACCAAGTGGGCCAAAGCCGAGCTTCCCGAACTCGACGCGGACGGCGTGTACCGACTCGACAACGTCGTCACCAGCGAGTACGAAGGCTGCTACTCCATCAACCTCAACTCCCGGACGGTCATCGATCCCGTCGATGACGATATCGAAGTCGGCGACAACGCCGAGGAGTTGACCATCGAGGCCCCGATGGTCGCGATCCAGTCCGGAAGCGGGCTCATCAAGCGCTGTCCCCACGACGGCTGTACGCGCGTCCTCCAGGACGGCCGGTGTGCCGAACACGGAAAGGTCGAAGGCGAGTTCGACCTCCGCATCAAGGCCGTCTTCGACGACGGCGTGCGCGTCCAGCACGCCATCTTCGACAAGGAGGCGACCGAAGCCCTCGCCGACATCACCATCGAGGAGGCCAAACAGCAAGCGATGGACGCTCTCGATACGAGCGTCGTCGCGAACGACCTCCCCGACGCCCTCGTCGGTCGCTACTACCGAGTCAGCGGCCGCGTCATCGGGAAATATCTCCTCGTCGATGAGGCCGACCCACTCGCGTAG